Within the Hyalangium gracile genome, the region CCTTGTTGGCGGCCAGCAGGAACCTGCGTGCCAGGGGCTCGATCTCGTCCCGGCGCTCACGCAGCGGTGGAATCTCGATGACCACGCCGCTGAGCCGGTAATAGAGATCCGAGCGGAAGGAGCCCTCCTCCGCCATGGTCTCGAGATCGCGGTGCGTCGCGGCCACGATGCGCACGTCCACTTCGAGCTCACGGTTGGAACCCACGCGGTTGAAGGTCCCCACCTCGAGGACTCGCAGCAGCGAGACCTGCGCCGCGGGGGGAAGCTCGCCGATCTCGTCCAGGAAGACCGTGCCGCCGTCGGCCTCCTCGAACACGCCTTTCTGCTGCTGCAGGGCGCCGGTGAAGGCCCCTCGCTCGTGCCCGAAGAGCGTGCTCTCGACCAGGTCCCTGGGGAGCGCTCCACAGTTGACGCGGACGATGCGGCGGTCCTTGCGAGGGCCGCTCTCGTGGATCAGCTGCGCGAGCACCTCCTTGCCCGTGCCTGTCTCTCCGTGAAGGATGACCGGGATGCGCGAGGTGGCAACGCTCGCCACCGTCTCAAGCACCGGGCGCATCACCCGCCCCACGACGAGCGACCCCTCGGGGCTCTCCCCTCGCGCGAGCCTCGCGGCCGGGCCGCTCTCCACCGGGTGCTCGGGCGAGGCCCGGTGAGCCGCATCGCGAGCGGCCTCGAGCAGCACGTCCGCGGTGCCGCCGGAAGCGGGATAGAGGGCAAGGCCCACGACCAGCGGGCGGCTCCCACCCGCCCGAGAGGCCGCCATGGCCCGGGCAATGCGATGGGCCTCCTCGGCGCCCGTCTCCGGCAGCAGCACCTCAAGCGCGCTGGAGCCGTAGAGCGCCATGAGATCGACCGGGCGGAGATGACTGCGCACCTCCTCGATCCAGGTCCCCTCTTCCGACTCTGGCGGAGCGGCTCCTCCCGCGGAGAGCACTCGCACCATGAGCAAGGCGAAGGGACGGTTGAACTGCCGGGCGCGCGTGAGCTCCTCCTCCAGGTGGTGGTGGATCAGCTCTTCCCGAACGAGGCCGAGGGAGTCACCCCGGGCCCCGAGGGCCTGCACCTGCAGGGCAACGCCGCCCAGGACGATCTCATCTCCAATCGTGAGTTCGATGCGGGCGACGCGGCTGCCCAGGAAGTGGGTACCGTTCTTGGAGCCGAGGTCCTCCACCAGGACCCGCGAGCCGGAGAGCACGAAGCGGGCGTGCTCTCGCGACAGGGTCTGGTCATCGATTCGGAGCCCCGCCTCCGGAGCGCGCCCCACGATGAGAGGCGTGTCCGGCGAGAGCAGGCGCGTCACCTTGTTTCCAGCGTGGTTCGCGATCAATGCGACACGCAGCCTGACCGTCGGTTGGTACGCACGAACCAGGAGCCCCTCCAGGCTCGCGGTCTCCTGGGAGTCACCCTGCGCTGATGGGTTCCTGGGCATGGGCTCTCTTCCATTCGCGGCAGGGCTGCTGTCACGGCACGGGTAGAGAGAAACCGAGCCCCGCCTGGGCTGTGACGGCGAAGCGGTAGCGACTATTCGGGCGGGTGAAGAAGTAGTCGGCTCCGAAATCTACCACGCCCACGAGACCCGCTGGCAGTGCGATACGGCCCCCCACCACGGGCCCCGCGCCATAGGTATCGATCCCAGGAAGCAGGCTGGCGCGTAGGCCCAGGAAGGGCCTGAAATCGCCCTGGCCTGGCAGCACTCCGCCTTGGAGCTGGAAGACCGGCGGATCACCCAGCATGACGCGGACACTGCCCTCCAGGGACTTGCGCCGGAAGGCGAACCCTGCTCCCACGGTCCATTGCCGATCCAGGGCCTCAATGAGGCCGAGCACCTCGGGCCTCAGCTCGATGGAAGCGGCCTTGGCGGCACGACGCCGCTCCTCCTCTCGCGCCTGTTGAAGCTCGGCCTCTCGCGCCGCGAGCTGCCGCTGCTCGGACTCGACCTGCTGGCGGATGAGCTCGGCGAGCACGACCAGCTCTGGCGGGAAGCGCACGGGATCCACCCTCTCCTCGGGGTGCTCGCGCGCCAGCGCCTCGAGCGGTTTCCGAGCCTCCTCCACCTGGCCCAGGGCGTACAACGAGGCGGCCAGGTACATCCGGGTCAGCGCCCGACGCGCTGGGGGCAGGTGGGAAGTGGCCAGCTCCTGCTCGAAGAGCCGGGCCGCTGCCTCGAAGTCTCCGTACTCGTAGTGCTCGATGCCTGTCGTCTGCGCCCAGGCGGCCCCGGACACGAGCAGGAGCGCCACCAGCAGCCACAGCCCAGGCCGGAGCTTCATGGCGAGACGGACTGAGCCTCGGCGCTCAGGTCCGCCACGTGCTGAAGCTTGCCGCCAGAGGGGATGACGAGTGTTCTCCGATAGGTCGCGAAGGCCGGGTTGCGAAGCTCGAGCGAATGCTCGCCCGAGCTCAGCGTGTAGCTGTGCAGAGGGGGCACACGCCCGAGCTTCTGCCCATCCACCCAGACATCCGCCCAGCTCCCTCTCATCACCAGATGGAGGGTACCGGTGGCCACGGGCAGCGCAGCGGGCTCGGGCGCAGCGGGCTCGGGATCCACGGGAGTTGCCTGGGCAGTGACGATAGGAGGAGCAGCAGGCGGAGGAGCCACGAGCGCCTTCTTGCGGCGCGTGGCTGGCGCCGGGGGCACAGGGACGGGAGCCTGAATCGGCTCAGGCTCGACGCTCGGCACATGAACCACCGGCCTGGCAACGGAGGTGCTCGTCTCGGGCTGGACCACGGGTGGCGGCGCGGGGTTGATGGGGGCAGGCTGCCTGGGCCCGCGAGCCATGACCGCGCCTACCCCGAGGACCAGGGTCAGGACGCCGCCTGCCACCGCGCCCCGCTGCCAGAGCGTGCCGCGCCTGGGAGACGCTGGGAGCGGCGTGACCATGGGGCCCGGCATGCCCGCGGGTGATTGCAGGGTCGCGGTGGGAGGCAGAGCGGGTGTCTCGGCCGGTGGAGCCTCGAGGAGGGCGGACACCTGGGAACCACGCATCCCCGAGGACAGGCTGGAGCCGTCCCGCGTCAGGAGCATGCCCCTGAGCTTGCGCGCCACCTCGCTGGCCGAGCCTGGACGCTGCCGGGGCTCCTTGGCGAGAAGTTGGAGGATGAGGGCATCCACTTCGGAGGGCAGCTCCACGAACAACGAGGGAGCGGGCGGCGCCGTCCTCAGATGGTGCGCGACGATCTCCATGGGAGAGCGGCCGGTGAAGGGCCGCTGCCCGGTGAGCAGCTCGAAAGCAATGACACCCACCGCATACAAATCAGTCTGGGGCCCCACGTCCTCGCACAGGGCCTGCTCTGGCGACATGTACTGAGGAGTGCCGACAACCACGTCCGAGTGCGTCTGGGGAGAGGTGCCCTGGGGCGTCGCACTGCGCTTGGCGAGCCCGAAGTCGAGCACCTTGATGGACTCGGTCCCATCGGACTGCCGGGCCACGAAGATATTGCTCGGCTTGAGGTCCCGATGGATGACCCCCACGGCGTGCGCGGCGGAGAGCGCGTCGAGGACCTGGCAGAGCAGCGCCAGGGCCTCGGCGAGGGGCAGGGACACGCGCGCCCGGAGCAGCTCGCTGAGGGGAATGCCCTCGAGATACTCCATGACGAGATACTGGCCGACGCCCGGCTGCTGGCCGATGCCGAAGATGTCGATGATGCCGTGATGACGGATGGCGCTGGCGGCGCGAGCCTCAGCCAGCAGCCCGCGGGCCTGGGGCCCCTGGGAGTGCTCCTCGCGGATGAGCTTGATGGCGACCTTGCGGCCGATCGTCAGGTGCTCACCCTCGTAGACCAGGCCCATGCCGCCGCTGCCGATGTGCCGGCGCACCACGTACTCGCCGAGGTGCTGGCCCACCAGGGCGTCGGGCACGAGCGTCCCATCGTGAGGACACGCCAGCGCTCCCTGGGACACGGCCTGACCACAGGTGCTGCAGGAGCGAGGTGCGCGCGCGCTCATACGTGACGTGGAAGAGAGGGCCTCATCCAGGTCATATCACGGCGATGCGTCCCCCGATGGCGGGTGGGGTGCCTGCTCGCTCGGCATTACCGCCTCAATGTAACGACCCTCCATGGAACGGACGGGAGCGCGGGCGCAGCAGCCCGAGCAGCAACAGGGCCCATGGCCAGGAGCCCTGCCAGGAGGAGGCGTGGGTGGAACACCCCAGGCCGTAGGCGCTGCGCCGGGAGGTGGAGAAGGGCACGGCGGAGAGAAGGTCGCTGGTATTGCCCGCCTTGTCGGTGGCCAGCGCCGTGGCGCGGTGCTCGCCCCAGGGGAGCGGCGACCCGGGTTGGCTCCACCAGACGCCTCGCTCATCGGCTCGAGCCGAGCCAGCTTCGACGCCGTCGACAAAGAGGGACACCGTCGCGCCCGGCTCCGCCGTACCGAAGAAGCGTGGCCTGTCCGTGAAGAGTTTCTGGCCGGCGGCAGGCTCCTCGACGACGGGCTCCAGGGGCGCCACGTTATCCACCCTCCAGGAATAGCGGGCGGCGTCGGGGTCCACGTTGCTGGCCTCATCGCGCGCCCGGACGACGAGCTGGTGGTCACCATCGGCCATCGCGGGGAAGACGCCAGGACACTCGGTGAAGGGGGCCTGGTCGAGGCTGCACTCGAAGGTGGAGCGCGGCTCGTTGGAGGAGAACATGAAGGAGGGCACTCGCTGGCGGGTCTCCAGCTCGGGAGTCGAGGCGAAGCTCGTCTCGGGCGGTGTCTTGTCCACCCTCCAGGAGAACTCCTTGGGCGAGCTCTCCACGTTGCCCACCGAATCGCGAGCCTGCACACGAAAGGTATGGCTGCCTTCGGGAAGAGACTGGGGGATGAACGGCGAGGTGCAGGGCTGGAAGGTGGCCTCATCCAGGCTGCACAGGTAGCGGAGCCCCGTCCCGTTGGCGCTGAACACGAATGGAGCGCTGTCCTCGTTGGTGGGGTTGGCCGGCCGATCACTGAAGCTCGTCTCCAGCTCCCGGGGGGCGGCTCCCGCGTTGAAGTGGGCGGCGATGAGGCTCGGCGACAGGACCGTCCGGTAGATGCGGAACTCCGAGAAGGCGCCCTTGAAGGGGCCGCCCAGCTGCCATGGGTGGCCCAGGTAATTGCCCAGGTAGGCGCCCAGATCGGCCGGAGTGGACTTCGAGGCCTTCCGCCCCACCTCCAGGCCATTGACGTACAAGCGAGTGAGCTCTTCCCTGGAGTCGATGGTCACCACCACATGGGTGAGCACTCCCTTCGGGAACGAGCGGTTGAGCGATTCCACACTCACCTTTTCCATGGAGGAAGAGATGACGAAGAGGGACGTGGAGTCCGCGTGCACCAGCAGCAACATGCCGCTCCCGTTGGTCCTGAAGTCGAAGAGGGTGGTCGTGGTCTTCGGCTCGAGAGTGTCCCACCTCACCCAGGCTTCGAAGGTCGCGTCATGGAGGGTGGCCAGGGTGCCGCTGATGGGCAGGCTCACGTAGGCGTCCTCTCCATTCAGGGCCACCTCGCCCTGGGTGATTCTGGCGCCCCCCTCGAGCGTGCCATGCGCGCCGCCCACCGAGTCTTCCGCGCTGGTGGTGAAGCGATAGTTGTGGACCAGCTCTGGAGCGGGCGCCACGGCGGATCGCCAGTTGAGCCGCAGGAGACCGCCGAGGACGCCCATGCCACCGCAGTACCCCCCTCCCTCGAGGTTGACGCTCTGGCTGCCGCTGAAGGTGGCCGAGCCCGCCGCTCCAGATCCCGCGAGCACGAACTGCCCGGGAACGATGTCGAAGGGGGTGCCCGTCAGGTCGACGTTGGCGTGACCGCGCTGGGAGTTGTCGGCCACACAGTCCCCCGCGCTCGCCAGCGGGCGGGCGTCACTCAAGATATCTCCGAACTTCACCCAGCCCTGGGTCGTGGAGAAGGTGACGTCATCCACCAGGAGCGCGAGCATCGCGGGATCGAGGCGCGCCCGGGTGAACCACGTCGTCTGCCCGCCAGGAGACGTGTTCGCCCCCTCGCCGTAATGGGAGTAGTTGGTGGTGCTGCCCGTCCTGGGCAGGGCGAGAAACTCCCGAGGCGTGCCAGCCATGTCATGGCAGTACACGGACACCGACCGGCCGCCGAGCGTGAGGGGGTAGGTGCCATCTCCAGCCGAGGGGTCCTGCTTGCGAAGCTCGGCACAGGTGGCAGCGGCGAGGCTGGTGCCAGGCAGCACCAGCAAGGCCGCGGCGGTCAATGCCAGACATAGCGGCTTCCAGTCGGAGAAGGAGCGAGCCAGGAATGGCATGTCGAGGAATCCTTTGAGCAGGTCCGCATGATACGGGCTTGCCGCCGTTCCAGAGCATCCTCCATGCCAGCGACCCGAGGGCCTGCTTGGGAAGCGGCCGTCACGGTCCTCCCGGGGACTCGAGCTTCGGCGGCAAGTTCCTACCAGCGGGCAGCTACTCCCCGGCAACTTCTTGCCGTGGCCAGCGGCCTCCAGCGCGGGGACATAGGTCGACTCATCGGCGGAGTTCGCCACGGCGACGATGATGTCGATGATGGGCTTCGCCATCAGCCCGGGGACCGACGTCGAGCCGGCGTGCTCGATCATCAGCGCTCGGTCCCCCAGCGCCGCGCGGATCCTCGCCGCCTCTCGCGCGAACAGCACCGGCTACTCCGGATCGTAGTCGACGATCCGGATCTGCCCGTTGACCGGGGTCGGGGCACCGATGGTCGCCTGCCGCAGTTCTTCTTCGGTCGTCGGCTACTTGGACCTGTCTCGCCCGGTCATGCCCTCAATTTAGCGCGCAGGAGCCGGGGCCGCGCGGGTCTCCACATGAGCCGCAGGGCCCCGCGGCCATCTTCGGCGCCGGCTCGGCGCCCGAGGCGTTCACGGCGAAGACGGAGAAGAGCTTCTCCAACGACTCGCCCTGGCAGGACGGGCACCGGGCGCGGTCATCCCCGCGCACCAGCGCCTCGAACTTCTTGGAGCAACCCTGGCAGCGATACTCGTACAGCGGCATGACGCTCTCCCTCCGTGCCTCGCCGGGCTCAGGTCCCCGTGGCGACCTTGACGGCCTCGTTCACCACCGTCTCCAGGCCGCTGTGGAAGCGGACCCACCCCGCGGAGTGCTCGGTCTTCGCGTAGAACTCGCCCTTGGCGCCGCGCGCGACGGTCAGGAAGCCCAGCACCTTGTCGCCCTTGCGGTACTCCACGCGGAACACCTCCTCCGGCACTCCGCCCTCGGGCTCCTCACCCCGCCCGAGCACGTCCATGGCCAGCATCCGCCAGATGCGGTCGTGCCAGTTGTGGACGAACTCGTCCGGCTTGTCCGGCGCGGTTTGCGGCGCCACCGTCACCGCCCCGGGAGGCTTGCCGCTCACCACGAAGGTGCGCGCGTTCTTCCCCTGGGACACGGTGAAGGTGTCGAAGTCCTCGCCCTCGAAGGTGTGCAGCCGGCGGTCCACCAGCCGGTTCATCCCGCCCTCGAAGTCCGGGAGGATGGCCGAGCCCAGCAGGAAGACCTTGCCGTCCCCGCGCAGCGCGTAGGGGCTGCCCCAGCCGATCCCGATCGGCGCCGCCAGCGTGAGGACCTCCTCCCGGCCGTCCACCGTGAACGTCAGCTTGCGCGGGCTGTTCACCAGCCCCAGCTCCTCGAGCTTCTTCGCGTCCAGCTCGCCCAGCGACCGGGTGCCCTTCAGCGGCGCCAGGCGGTTGAAGAGGCTCTCCGCGTTCTGGTTGGCGCGCAGCTCCTTCGGAGGCGCAGGCGGCGCGGGCGGAGCCGCGGGCCCCGGAGGCACCCCGGCATCGCTGGCGCCCGCCGTGGCCACCACCGCGGGCCCCGCATCGGACGCTCCCGCCGCCACGCCTCCATCCATCACCCCACCGTCGGCCGTGGCCCCGGCGGGCGCGGGCGGCTTCGGCTTGTCGCCGATGCGCACCCAGAGCTCCCCGTCCTTCTCGCGGAACACCTCCACGAAGCGCGTCGCGTCGTCGAAGCGCGCCCGCTGGAGCGCCCGCTTGGAGATGTCCAGCACCGTCACCTCGCCGGGCAGCCCCTCCGGCTCCCGCTGCCAGGTGAGCAGGGCCGCCAGCAGCCCCAGGGCCGCGAGCCCTCCCTGCAGCGCTACCCCTCGCGCGTTCATCGCGCACCTCCTTCCGGCACGGCCGGCGCACGCCGACCCCGCCGCCGCGTCAC harbors:
- a CDS encoding serine/threonine-protein kinase, producing MPDALVGQHLGEYVVRRHIGSGGMGLVYEGEHLTIGRKVAIKLIREEHSQGPQARGLLAEARAASAIRHHGIIDIFGIGQQPGVGQYLVMEYLEGIPLSELLRARVSLPLAEALALLCQVLDALSAAHAVGVIHRDLKPSNIFVARQSDGTESIKVLDFGLAKRSATPQGTSPQTHSDVVVGTPQYMSPEQALCEDVGPQTDLYAVGVIAFELLTGQRPFTGRSPMEIVAHHLRTAPPAPSLFVELPSEVDALILQLLAKEPRQRPGSASEVARKLRGMLLTRDGSSLSSGMRGSQVSALLEAPPAETPALPPTATLQSPAGMPGPMVTPLPASPRRGTLWQRGAVAGGVLTLVLGVGAVMARGPRQPAPINPAPPPVVQPETSTSVARPVVHVPSVEPEPIQAPVPVPPAPATRRKKALVAPPPAAPPIVTAQATPVDPEPAAPEPAALPVATGTLHLVMRGSWADVWVDGQKLGRVPPLHSYTLSSGEHSLELRNPAFATYRRTLVIPSGGKLQHVADLSAEAQSVSP
- a CDS encoding FmdB family zinc ribbon protein: MPLYEYRCQGCSKKFEALVRGDDRARCPSCQGESLEKLFSVFAVNASGAEPAPKMAAGPCGSCGDPRGPGSCALN
- a CDS encoding tetratricopeptide repeat protein, with translation MKLRPGLWLLVALLLVSGAAWAQTTGIEHYEYGDFEAAARLFEQELATSHLPPARRALTRMYLAASLYALGQVEEARKPLEALAREHPEERVDPVRFPPELVVLAELIRQQVESEQRQLAAREAELQQAREEERRRAAKAASIELRPEVLGLIEALDRQWTVGAGFAFRRKSLEGSVRVMLGDPPVFQLQGGVLPGQGDFRPFLGLRASLLPGIDTYGAGPVVGGRIALPAGLVGVVDFGADYFFTRPNSRYRFAVTAQAGLGFSLPVP
- a CDS encoding LamG-like jellyroll fold domain-containing protein gives rise to the protein MLFAREAARIRAALGDRALMIEHAGSTSVPGLMAKPIIDIIVAVANSADESTYVPALEAAGHGKKLPGSSCPLVGTCRRSSSPREDRDGRFPSRPSGRWHGGCSGTAASPYHADLLKGFLDMPFLARSFSDWKPLCLALTAAALLVLPGTSLAAATCAELRKQDPSAGDGTYPLTLGGRSVSVYCHDMAGTPREFLALPRTGSTTNYSHYGEGANTSPGGQTTWFTRARLDPAMLALLVDDVTFSTTQGWVKFGDILSDARPLASAGDCVADNSQRGHANVDLTGTPFDIVPGQFVLAGSGAAGSATFSGSQSVNLEGGGYCGGMGVLGGLLRLNWRSAVAPAPELVHNYRFTTSAEDSVGGAHGTLEGGARITQGEVALNGEDAYVSLPISGTLATLHDATFEAWVRWDTLEPKTTTTLFDFRTNGSGMLLLVHADSTSLFVISSSMEKVSVESLNRSFPKGVLTHVVVTIDSREELTRLYVNGLEVGRKASKSTPADLGAYLGNYLGHPWQLGGPFKGAFSEFRIYRTVLSPSLIAAHFNAGAAPRELETSFSDRPANPTNEDSAPFVFSANGTGLRYLCSLDEATFQPCTSPFIPQSLPEGSHTFRVQARDSVGNVESSPKEFSWRVDKTPPETSFASTPELETRQRVPSFMFSSNEPRSTFECSLDQAPFTECPGVFPAMADGDHQLVVRARDEASNVDPDAARYSWRVDNVAPLEPVVEEPAAGQKLFTDRPRFFGTAEPGATVSLFVDGVEAGSARADERGVWWSQPGSPLPWGEHRATALATDKAGNTSDLLSAVPFSTSRRSAYGLGCSTHASSWQGSWPWALLLLGLLRPRSRPFHGGSLH
- a CDS encoding sigma 54-interacting transcriptional regulator produces the protein MTRLLSPDTPLIVGRAPEAGLRIDDQTLSREHARFVLSGSRVLVEDLGSKNGTHFLGSRVARIELTIGDEIVLGGVALQVQALGARGDSLGLVREELIHHHLEEELTRARQFNRPFALLMVRVLSAGGAAPPESEEGTWIEEVRSHLRPVDLMALYGSSALEVLLPETGAEEAHRIARAMAASRAGGSRPLVVGLALYPASGGTADVLLEAARDAAHRASPEHPVESGPAARLARGESPEGSLVVGRVMRPVLETVASVATSRIPVILHGETGTGKEVLAQLIHESGPRKDRRIVRVNCGALPRDLVESTLFGHERGAFTGALQQQKGVFEEADGGTVFLDEIGELPPAAQVSLLRVLEVGTFNRVGSNRELEVDVRIVAATHRDLETMAEEGSFRSDLYYRLSGVVIEIPPLRERRDEIEPLARRFLLAANKANGRRVEGISPETLALLEAYSWPGNVRELRNVIERAVVVSQGGLIRPEDLPVRLRTGEHRPEAGSSKASALAAQEPEQARARVQQFEARVLQEALAATGWNRAEAAKKLGMAVRTLSYRLKVLGVKKPE